The Inmirania thermothiophila nucleotide sequence CCCCGATGACCACGCTGTCCACGTTCATGGCGTCTTCCCTCCGCGGCGGCCCCCGGGCGGGGGCCGCCGGCTTCCGTCACCGGCCGCCGCCCAGCTCGTGCACGTAGACGGCGAGCTTCTTGATCTGGCTCTCCGAGAGCTTGCCCTTCCAGGCCGGCATCTCGGCCCGGCGCGTCTCGGGGTCGGAGGGGTCGTTGACGCCGTGGGCGATGGTGCGGCGGATCTCCTCGTCGGTGCCAGAGAAGCGCCAGATGGCGTCGGTGAGGTTGGCCGCGCCGATGGCCTGATTCCCCTTGCCGTCGCGGCCGTGGCAGGCGAAGCAGGCGGCCTTGCCGGTGAACAGGGCCTTGCCCTCGGGGTCCTCGCCGCCGCGGGAGAGGGCCTTGACGTGGCGCACGAGGGCGTCGATCTCCGCCGCCGAGAGGCGCCCGGCGTGGGCGGGCATCATGCCGCGGCGCCCGTTGGTGATGGTCTCCTGGATCTTCTCCACCGTGCCGCCGTAGAGCCAGTCGTCGTCGGCGAGCACGGGGAAGCCCGGGTTGCCCTGGCCGCCGGCGCCGTGGCAGGCCGCGCACTTGTCGCCGAAGTCCACCCGCGCCGAGGCGATGGCGTACTGCTTGAGCTCGGGATCCTTGAGGATCTCCGCCGCGCTGAGGGCCGCGATGCGCTGCTCGAACGGGGCGCGGATGCGCTCGACCTCCGCGACCTGCGCCTTGTAGCGCTTGATGGAGCTCCAGCCCAGGATCCCGTGGGTGTAGTCGTGGACGAGGGGGATGCCCGGGAACAGGATCAGATAGATCACGACCCCGATCCAGCTCGCGTGGAAGGCGATCTGCCACCAGCGCGGCGGCGGGTTCAGCAGCTCCCGCAGGTTGTCGTCCCAGACGTGGCCGGTGTCCGGCACGCCGAACGGATTGTCCTTGCGCTCGTTCATGGAAACCTCCGCGATCCGGTCATTCGTCGTCGAGCGGGATGTGGCGGTGCCGCTCCAGGCGCTCGCGGTTGCGGGGGCGGAAGACGTAGACGTAGAGCCCCAGCATGAGCAGGAACGTCCCCACGGTCACCGACAGGCCGATCCAGTCGACCCAGGTCATCGCCGCCCAGTCGGTGTGGAAGTACTCGCGCAGGCTACTCACGGTAGTCCTTGCCTTCCTCGAAGCGGATCCAGGTGCCGAGCACCTGCAGGTAGGCGACCAGGGCCTCCATCTCGG carries:
- the ccoP gene encoding cytochrome-c oxidase, cbb3-type subunit III, which translates into the protein MNERKDNPFGVPDTGHVWDDNLRELLNPPPRWWQIAFHASWIGVVIYLILFPGIPLVHDYTHGILGWSSIKRYKAQVAEVERIRAPFEQRIAALSAAEILKDPELKQYAIASARVDFGDKCAACHGAGGQGNPGFPVLADDDWLYGGTVEKIQETITNGRRGMMPAHAGRLSAAEIDALVRHVKALSRGGEDPEGKALFTGKAACFACHGRDGKGNQAIGAANLTDAIWRFSGTDEEIRRTIAHGVNDPSDPETRRAEMPAWKGKLSESQIKKLAVYVHELGGGR
- a CDS encoding cbb3-type cytochrome c oxidase subunit 3, whose translation is MSSLREYFHTDWAAMTWVDWIGLSVTVGTFLLMLGLYVYVFRPRNRERLERHRHIPLDDE